TTTTGATTCAACTCTCTCCTCAGCAGGAGTTGTTCCTGAAAATAATACTACATCAGCGGGGCTTGAGAATGAGCCCTGTCGGGAGCAATGACTAGCCTTAGTTGGAACTGTCAAGGTCTTGGCAATCCCGAACAATAAGCTCTTAAGGACTTAGTCCATAGTTATAggtcaaattttatttttcttattgaaACTTTTGTTCATTCCATTCGCACTAATGAAATAAAACATAATCTTGGTTATATTGGTTGTTTTAATGTTTGATTGTGTGGGTAGAAATGGTAGTTTAGTTGTTTTATGGAAAAACATCATTACTGTTACGGTCTCTAGCTTCTCAGTAAATCATATTGATATGATTCTCTCGGCTACTGATTCTCCTAACTGGTGGTGTACTCGGTTCTATGGGGCCCAAGACAGAACTCAATGTCACACTACTTGGAATCTCCTTCGCTCACTTAAAAATACTTATTCGCTTCCCTGATGTGTATtaggggattttaatgatattttagatcCTATGGAGAAAAGAGGTAGTCACCCGCATCTTGAATGACTCTATAGGGGATTTCATAGAACTATGAAGGATTGTGGCTTGGTTGATCTTGAGGTAGGGACACAGAGAATTTTGTAGAAGAACATCTTGATCGGTGTATGGTGAACAATAGCCGATTGTGGTTATTCCCTATGGATAATCTTAACTTCCTTGTTCCTTCCATCTCGGATCATCATCCTATTAGCCTCCATACCAGCCCtaagattcatgaccaaaaGTTTTGGAAGTTTAAGTTCTTGGAAAATGATTTTTCTATCTTTGTTGAAAAGAGTTGGCATGATTTGGTTACACAAGAAATTGGAAGGATGTGTCCAGTGTATGGGCAGTTGGGGAAGGGATTTTAGACTGAGGTTTTAAAGAGAAGCAGATAGGGAAGAAATGAACTTTTATGTGTCATTCAAACTAATGTTGTCATAGATAGGTCAGATGTTCGAAATGCAAGGAGGAAATTAGAGGAAACTCTAGCAAAAGGAGGAATGCTATTAGAGTCAGCGGTAAAAAAATGTCTTGGCTTCATGACGATGATCATAATAGTGTGTTCTTCTATACCAGTGCTATTGTGCGTAACAGACGCAATAAAATCTTTCATCTTCTCGATGTCAATGGTACTTGGATTAAGGAGGTTGTTGCTTTTAAACGACATGTTATAGAGTACTTTAATGAGATTTTTGATGATAATTTGAGCGGTGACCAGCCTTCAGTTGAGTATATTAGGAAGAATGTTGGAGATGAGGGCGGGCAGACCTTGTTAGGCCTTTTgtaattgaaaaattcaaagttgTAGTCTTTGATATGCACCCGGCCAAGTCCCTAAGACCCGATGGCCTCAATCCTTGCTTTTATCAGAAGTTCTAGCACATAATCGACATTAACATCTTTATAGCTTGCACTACTTGGCTCTCTACAAGTTCCTTCCTTCCCTCCCTCAATCAATGATACTCTTATTACCCTTATACGTAAAATCGATGGTCCTAATAGTTTATCAAAGTTTAGAGCTATTTCCCTATGTAACGTTGTTTACTAAAGTATTGCTAAAGTCTTGGCTAACTGTCTTAAAGCTTTTCTCCCCGAGCTTATAGATGAGGAATGATCAGCATTTGTTGCTAACATGTCTATCTTTGATAATATGCTCACTAATTTTAAGATTATCCACTATATAAAACGAAGGACTAAAGGGAGAGTCAGTTACGTTGCTTTCAAAATAGATATCCATAAAGCTTATGATAAAGTATGTTGGTCTTTTCTCAAAGGTGTGCTTATCAAAATGGGCTTTTTGTCGCAATGGATTGGTTGGGTAATGCAATGTGTGACTATAGTTAAATACAAAGACCTTTTGGATGACATAGAATCGGGTGTGATCCATCCCAAACATGGACTTAGACAAGGGTGCCCTCTTTCACcctatctttttgttttttatgcAGAGGTTCAGGTTATCCCCTATTACTGTATAAGTGTTTTTCTGCCACTGACTTTGCTCTGTGATGAACTACAGAGAATTATGAACTCCTTCTAGTGGGGCTCCAAGCAAGGAGGAGTCGAAAAATCCATTCGGCTTCTTGTTAAGATAGGCTTTGTGCTCGAAAAGACGAGGAAGGTGTGGGTTTTTGTCATCTTAAGTCTTTCGAAATTGTTATGCTTGGAAAACATGTGTGGAATTTTATTATAAACCTTGGATGCTCTGGCTAGTAAACTTATCAAAGCTAAATACTTTCCAAGAGGGAACATTTTACAAGCTAATTTGGGTTCTAACCTGAGCTTGACTTGGAGAGGCATTTGGAAAAGCGATAGACCAACTACCTCATGGGTTTCGCTGGCGTATTGGAACTAGGGAGACTGTGAAAATTTGGGATGATATCTGGGTGCCGAATGAGAATCTTTATATAACAACACTAGCTCTAGTGGGTACCACATCACAATTTTTCTATGAACTTTGGTTGTCGGGGACCACCTACTAGGATTTTATTCCTTAACCAATTGTTATGCGGCTTTGATGTTACctcaattcttaaattacctCGCAGCTCAGTTTAGAATCCGGATAGATTGTGCTGGCACTTCGACTGGAAAGGCACCTATAGTGTCCATTCTGGATATAGAGTGGTAGTTGAGAATATTTTTAGAAGATTTGGGGGTAATTGCTGCTGATGTTGATTGGGTGAAAATTTGGAACTTAAAAGTTCCTCCCCGGGTGAAGTTATTCTTTTGGGAACTCTATCAAGGATACCTTCCGCTTCCCATTAGACTTTTGCTAAAGGGTCTGAATATCACCAACGAATGTGCTTATTGTGGATTGTATGCGGAATATGAGCTTCATCTCTTCCTTGATTGGGACTTTGCTCTGAGCTGTTGTGCCAAGGCCAATCTTTCTCTGGCAATTGCTCCTATTGATTTCATTACTCAGCGGGTTCACTTGCTACTGTTGAATCATGAGCATAAGGAACCCGAAGTTGCTTCTTGTGGGGAATTTGGAGGCATCGCAATGATCTGATATTGGCTAAACCAGCTCCCCCTGCTGCTGTATGTGATGATTTGGTGATGGGATTTTTCGATCAATATGAGTCTTGTAAACAGCTCATTGCGAAAGTCACTGTTGCTGCTATTGTTTTTCAAATTCACAATTCCACCTTGCTCCCGGTTGAAACTAAACGTGGACGTTGCCTCCTTCCCCGAGTTGAACTCAACAGGTTGTGGTTTACTTATTAGGGATGATGGCGGAAATATTAAAGGATGCTACTCGTCTTTGATCTCGAGGTTGGAAGAACCATCAATTGCAGCAACTTTATGTCTCAAAGAAGCTCTTTCTTGGCTGAAATCCCAACATCTTCATGAGGTGCTTATTGAGATAGACTCATAAGTCGTAACTAGACCTCGCCATGGACCGATGAGCCCGGCCGGCCGGCCCGAGCATAGACCCATTTAACAGGGCCTGTACACATAAAATTAGTGTCAAGCTCGACCCGGTCTAAGCCCGATTAAGCCCGCCTAGTAAATGGGCGGGCCTGGGCTATGTAAATACCCGACGGATTTGGCCCGGCCCAgcccgttatatatatatatatgtatttataaatttaattatataaattaaatgagTCCATAAAAAAACCctacatatataaatttatagataattaaataagtaAAATACTTAAAGTAATCagtatttacaatttacaatttagagttagtattttattttaattaatttttttttaatttagatatgggcttggacgggcgggcttgggattccttTTTTAGGCCCGAGCCCGCCCGAGCCTGAGCCCGACTATATTAGTGTGGGCTTGGACTGGGCTTGGACTTATCAGATTTGATCACAAGCCCGATAAGCCCGGTCCAGCCCGACCAATGTCGAGGTCTAGTCGTAACCAATACTTTTAACACTAGTCGTCCTCACTTTAATAAGTTGAGTGGAATTATATCAATGTAAACTTATTGGCTCTACTATAGGTGTAGCTAGAAAAGAGAGGTAGGCAAACCTCTCGATTCGAGATGTCGGAAACCTAATCATGAACTTACTTCGGTGATAGCTTAGATCAACATGAGGTTTTATTTTACCGTTGTGacagaaagaaaaagcaaggtCTTTATCACCTATGTTTCTAAACAAACTAATCGTGTCGCTCATAGTCGAGTGTCCTATTTTGATGCTAGCACTTCTTTTTTATCGAACAGTCTTTCCTAGTGTTGTTAGCCTTTAGCTATTAATGATGTATGCTTTCCGCttgattaatataatatcttcCTTTCAGAAAAATAATATAACATTCACTTAGAAAGAAGGCATAATACCAATTTGGATTcccaaactaaagcttcaaagtcaattagaactctaaactaacaaaaaatcatcaatcagatccctaaactaacaaaaaatcatcaattgattcCTCATTTTCaacaaaaatcattaattgagatCTCATCGAAAATCATCTGGTTGAACAATTTCAAACTCTTTCCTCCAAacccattttgaaccaacataaAGATTATTACAGTTTATATCAAACAGTAACTTTTACCTagtcagtgactgaccaagtgaatttggtcggTCACTGTCAGATCTAGAAGGTGGAAATTTAAGCTGTACGATTGTTTTAATCTCCACCATCTTATTTTAATAAACTTAGATCTAATGATCACGGACTAAATTCGCTTGGTCAGTCACTAACCATGTGAAAACTACcgctatatcaaatagtcacaatttctgattttaagatAGGATGAGaactcaattgataatttttacttATTTCAGAGacttaattgataattttgatagtttaagaacCTAATTGAGTTTGAAACTTTAGTTTTAGTTTGAGGATGAGTGTAATGTCTAGAAAGAAAGAACATTATATAGTTTTATATTGATAAATTATACTTtctattaatttatataatattatatagtTGTTGTActttcctattcttatttatatgATATTATATAGCTGTACTTTTTGGGCAAttcattttataatattttcttactaatttttataaataatacttCTAAAATAATCAAGTGTTAATACATTATCCCTcattttatccatttttttaGGGCCCTATAAACTTTCAAAATGTCCAAATAActtctcaacttgcttaaaatatagataattagTCATTcaattgtaaaaaaataaattacatgCGGAATGTGCAATACACGTAGgaaaagtaaaacaaccaaagtTGGAATATGAGGTTCTAATATAAAAAATGGTGAGCAACACACATTCCGCCAACAGTTTATTTCTTTACAGCTGaattattaattgattatattttaaacaagttgagaaAGCTATTAAAATATCCGAAACAAATTGAGGAAGTCATCAGGACACTCCAGAGACAAATCAAAACTTTTTTGAACAAGTCAggaggctaaaaaaaaaaaaaagtatcaaGCCAATAATTATATGTATCATGTACATCATACGAGTCCAACAGTGGTTATTAAGATACCTAAACTTTGCTacaatgaaaattaaaaaaatttagttaTGTTTTTCATCAGTTTGTATCTAAAGCATAAATTAAAAGAACATTACCTTGGCGTGAAGAACTTAAATGTCATTCATtaagaaaacaaaagaattaCTTTACacaaaaactaaaataataaatgaaaatgaaaaaaaaaacgaaagaaTTTATAAGGAGTGGATAATTAGCCAAAAAAGTAAAACACAGATTAaaaatgctatttatttataagATGGGACATAGATTGAAATTTTTAGTATAGAAAGATGAAAGAAGGGCAGTGCAGCAATTACGTGTCCAGTGTACAATATTGATATGAGGCCACCTCAAGGTGATTTGTAGACCTGCCTGCAACTGCAAGCAAACACGGGAACGGGGTAAGAGCCAAAAAGCACAACGCAACGAGGTTACCATTCTATAGCTCCAAAATTGCACTAAATGTCGGTCTGTCCATCATCCTCTTGCTTATATCATCAATTTGAGTGGTCAATTGCAGAGCAGAGCAGAGCTGAGTTAGAACTGTGCAGGCTGGCAGCTTACATATTTCCAAAAGTTAAGCTCTCCTAAATGCGTATTTTCTTAGCCATGGGTGGAACAACAAACTGTCATTAATCATTTTAGGTGGGTTAATAGATTAGATGGGAATGGAGGAAGAAAATTGAACGATTAATTTGAGTATGATGACGCACCAAATATTCACATCCCTCCCTAAATATGTATGCTACATGAGGGAGAGCTCATTCATCTGTTATTGAACAGTTAACTGAATCAACCTTAATCACTCTCGTGTTATAAGATCCACACAGCCCACACTTGTGATACAGCCAATGGAATGCTGCTGTCCCCTTCTTGTCACAGTCATTGCACAATATAACCTGGATTACCATAACTcacttttattatttattcaatTCTGAGCATCAGACCAACCACTTTAAGAAAATGTCACAAATTTTACCTGACACCGATCCCGGAATTCTTCTGGAAGCTCCTCAGAAGCCAGCAGTGCATCAAGCATGCCAAAATAAACCTGAACAACAACAGAAAGCTTTTCAACAATCTAAGGATATATTCTTCATCCACACAAGCTCCAGTTTTACATTCCACTCAAAAACAAACACAAACGCACCAATGATGAATTTTTCCTATGCTGAGAGGGAAACAAGGCACAATATAGCCAAGCCTTTCTTTTTATACCTACACAACCTAAAATTTTGAATATCATTAATACATTTCTGGGTGTTCCCTGGTTCCAAGCAACTAAAGCGGGTTTCAAGAAAATCCCTTTGTCCGAGTCTCTGAAGCCTAGTGGCCTATATTTCTGAAATCAACAAGCCTGATCTATCTGGGATGGATATTCACATATACCTCAAGTTCTGCAGAATCTTTAAAATAGGTATATGTAAATCATGTGACCTCAACTCCGTAAGCATCAGGAtattaacttttaaaatatGTTCAACATATTAGAAAGAAGACCACACACAACTCCAAGTTTAACAATTTAACTACTGCCTGTTTTTCAAGTATTGTTCATTAATACACGTTTCGAGTATTTATCTCCAGAAAAGCAACTGAACAGATGATTGAAATACATTGAACACCAACGCACTCACACTATGACCCAAAGCTTAAAGATCCTTCCCTCTTTTGTGGGCCACAAATTCCATGATGTTTTGAAAGGGGAAAAAAAGTTgttctttttattaaaaaaaaaaaagacatgcTTTAGAAGTTTCATTCCCCACACACAGTGATCGAAAGATAGTGGAGAGAGAATTCCTGGGCCGAATCCATTTGCAAAGCAAGTTCGACAAATCAAGATATCTTTCTACAATGTCATTATATAGAACAAAGCATTATGGAACACTAAAATTGTCATAATTCCATAATTTACTTTTTCAATTACAAATAAAGCTTGAAAACTCAGAGAGAAATCTCGGTGAGAATGAATTTTCAAAAGAACAGATATAAATGAGACAAACAAAACCTCTTCTATAATTGCATTGTATAGCACAAAACATTATGGAATAGAAATATTGCCATATAATTCcataatttcctttatttagaAGTATAGCTTGAATACTTGAGGTCTATTTCAGATTGACAAAGATGCATTAGATCTTACCGACATATCTCCCAAAGATTTGCTGCAAATTGGGCAGATGTAATGACTGCAAGTATATGCCTGTGAAAGAGAAATGAATTGAAATgagtaggaaaaaaaaataaagttcacAGTCATCAAAATAAGCAAGAATTGGAAAGGACAAAGCAAGATCCCAGCAAAGACCTGAAAGCAATTTGAATGCATGAAATGCCCACAAGGAAGAGCCTTAACACTTAAACTTGATGTGAACAAAAAGTCACAACAGATGGGGCAATTTATCTCCATTCCTTTTTCTCGGCACTTGTGATCCACTAACTTCATTGCCAGGCAGCAATTACACTTCATGCAATGAAAGAAGTCAACACCAAGCCCATTTCCAACACGGCATAAATTGCAAGAAGGGCAATGATAAACATTCCTGATATAAATTCAGAAGCAGGAAACTGATTTAGTAGGAGATCTAGTTAAATGGAAGCTATTCACATATATTAATAGATTCCTAAGTAAGAAGTACATGACTGAACCTATGTTACCTAGCAGATTAGACCTTGCATCTTTGTCATGGCTTACAAACTAAAATACAATACGAGGTAGTTTTATTTATCTCAAGTCTGTAACTCAATAGACAATCAAAAACTACTGGTACACTTTACTTTAAAATAGGATGCATCATACAAACTTGTGTGTGTTGTTTAATCATTCCATGTAATCCTGGCATACTGCACAACAAACTCCAGACAGCCATTTAAGATGCTGAATTCCAACAAAGGAAAGATGCAGGCAGGGAATGAAATTCTTGAAAAATCAAAATTGCTCAATGATTGAAATAACATATCATGTTATTCATTTCAATTCAAAGCTCGTAATCATCCAATACTCTTTTACCTAAGAATATTTCCTTTCTGACATTCTAGCAACAGtaaatcaaaaaagaaaaaggtctgtacaaaaacaaaaggaaaaaaaaaaattctccacACCTCTCATCATCAAAAAATTTACAGATACTGCAGAAGTACTTTGCCATCGAGAAACCAACACAAGAGGGTGTACTGCAAACTTGTCCAACAGGCTGAATTTTCAAGCACCGCATGCACATCATTTCAGTTGTAACCTTCCTGAAATTATATATACAGTTCCAATTTATAGAGCAGTCCAGCCAAAATCAACATGCCAAGGAGTGAGAAAAATATACCTATCCATTGAGTGGTCACTGACTTTGTCATGGCAGAACCTGCATGTGAATAACTTGCCACAGCATGCAGCACGAAGTTTACAATTTCTCTTGTAATGCTCACACCCATATTCTTGTTTCTCAGAATCACGGAATGAAGGATAGCAGCCAAGTAAGTCTTCACTGGTTGAACAATCACTAGATGTTGCTTGAAGTGACTTCTGCTGAGCAGCAATCCAGCGACTAACAAAACCaaatataaataaggataaGCATAAGAATGACAGTCTACACACAGTATAAATGGACTATATACCAAATTGCCCCATGAAATGGCAGCATAAGCCAGTCATTCCACAAATCTAAAAAGAACTAAAACTCAACATGATTCATACTCGGTCGAACTCAAGCAAGTAAtaccaatatattttttactgaACCCACACATGGATCAATTTGGCTAACAAATGACCAAGTGATGGACTGTGTTGGTCTTCTATTTTTTACTGTATGGACCAATTAAAACCCATGCTTCCAGTTGAAGCACTTCAATATTTAATCCCAACATAAACACACCTAGTCATTAGATTTTGAATAAGGTACGCTTTTCTTCTTGGATCAAGAGAGGAATCTTGAGAAACTTTTCTTATCTCTGCTTCAAGTTCATTTTGATTCATCCGGAAAATATCTTTCCACCCTGGCTTAAATGTGTGATCACTGGGATCCAGGCTTCCTTGGAGATCAGTGCCTAAATGACAAAAAGAATaacattttatatttattgGGCATGGTAGAAATGGTTCAGTTTCAGTAGCAGAAGTTCAGCACTTCTCGTCAATTTGCAGCAAAGTAAACAATGTCATTCAACATGTAATGAAAGGGGGAAACCATCAGCAATATCAAAAGCAGACCTAGTGGAATACAACTATCTGATGTCGTGGTTTGAGACGTATCTGTAGAAGTACCCTCCCACCATTCATTAAGCCATTCGCTGAACATGGTGTTTTTGGTTGCATTTTTCCATGTGTCCATCATTTTGTTCTGCTCCTCCTGAGTAAGAGCAGATGTTACCCATGGCAACATCGATTGAAGAACCTCTGCACCTGTAGTACCAATTATTCGACCAACAATTTTGTCTTGTTCCTCCACAGAAAAATGCATATCAAACAAAGGCCACAATTCAAGTTCTTCCCGAAAAACATGTTGATCCAGTGTTACTCTTATGGATTTGCACATGCCTTGAAGTTTTGTTGCAAGCTCATTATTCTTTCTGGAAACATCACTATGATCAGAAGCATCAGATTGCTGTCCCGGTAACCCATCAGAAAGGTGCATACTCTTCAAGCATTCTTGAAGTTGTGTAAGCTCGGAAAGCACAGACGAGATATCTTCAAAAAGTTTCTCTTCCTGCTTGTGGTCCAGAGTATAGGAGTGGCTAACATTATGAAGTGTTTCCTTAGATTCTAAAGCCGGAAACACTATATCATCCTCAGCATTACTATGAGCTCGGTACAAAGCCCATAATAGATGAAATCTACCAGTGAACTGCCTAAGCAAAGTTTCATCACAATCATTCAGTTTTCCAGATTCACCATCCAAATATTCCAAATCTTTGCGGATGGCTTTATGAAATTTAAATATGTTATCAATTGGGCGTGAAGTGCAACCATTACCATCAGCAGGAGTTACATCTGTTTCCCAATTAAAAAGACTAGAGTTAAGGGAGGGCGCTAAAGGACTAAAAGACAATGAACGCAAAGATTTTGCTGCAGCTAGATCACTGCTGTTTACTCCCAACCCAGGGACACAACAAGACTTATTATTACAAGATGATTTGGGGATATTAGCAGTCCCTTCAAAGCGACAAGCAGCATCATATTCCTGAAGTAATAAATTTCCACGTTTAATCGGCCTTTTGCTGCCATCTTCTTCAGCTGCTTGGATAGAAGAAGATACATCATTAATCGATAACATAGGATTGCAGTCACAAGACGATTTTTTTGTATCCTCCTGAGATCCTGTCATAATCCTCACAGGACAACCACCAAAGGCACCtgaagagaaacagatgtttcTAGGGCGGCCCTTACAAGCCCAACCAGAAAAAAGGGTCACCAATGCAGAATCTGAAGCAGGAGCTGCATCATATCACTTAAATTAGAGATCAATGGAGAGAAAAAACGTGAAGCAATGAAAAACATCTGATgtctatatttataataaataacGAGAGGAAAAACTGAGAATTGATGTCAAACCTGCCATGAGCGTGTTTTGCAGAAAGGTCTTGGCTTCTTCTTCACTAAGACTTCCTACCAACCACGGTAAGAcacgttcaattaatttcaAGGGCATCACACATAAGCTCTGATAAAGAAGTTCACGCTGTCTCTTGGCATTAAAATGTTTTCGAGCAAGTGGGAGAACCTACAAATGCATATGACATCTGTTAGATGGCTAGTAAACACAGCAAAAAGAAAAATGGACTTCAAAgggaaaaagttatgctgagaATATGGAAGTGGCATAAAGATATGCGAAGGAACATAGGAACAGGGGGTTTCACCCAAATGCCCTCAATAGGAAATACTGGGGTCACAGCATAACAGCAGCAACACACTCACCTGAGCTTCCTCATTTTGGAAGTGTTTCTGTATGGAGTCCATGATATAATGAGCTTGCAAGCACAGTTTTTTATGAAATTCAGTAAAAGATTCATTGGCTC
The DNA window shown above is from Euphorbia lathyris chromosome 1, ddEupLath1.1, whole genome shotgun sequence and carries:
- the LOC136235305 gene encoding zinc finger protein BRUTUS-like — protein: MATPFSAVDGGAGGVAVMSGPLNPIDPSTPSKTCVKNSALKSPILIFLLFHKAIRSELDALHRAAMSFATSGGDIKPLVKRCHFFRAIYKHHCIAEDVVIFPALDIRVKNVARTYSLEHEGESVLFDQLLELLNSQKENEESYRRELASRTGVLQTSITQHMFKEEQQVCPLLIEKFSFEEQASLVWQFLCSIPVNMMAEFLPWLASSISSDEYQDMHMFLCKIIPKEKLIRQVIFAWMEGPKLSNRCMSMSCEVDSQESGPQAIVCQSEKTHCACESSRVGKRKYMELQCDLPNSDVLHPIDGILFWHAAIRRELTDIADAARKIQLSGDFSDLSAFNKRLQFIAEVCIFHSIAEDKVIFPAVDAELSFAQEHAEEQIQFDKLRCLIENIQSAGANESFTEFHKKLCLQAHYIMDSIQKHFQNEEAQVLPLARKHFNAKRQRELLYQSLCVMPLKLIERVLPWLVGSLSEEEAKTFLQNTLMAAPASDSALVTLFSGWACKGRPRNICFSSGAFGGCPVRIMTGSQEDTKKSSCDCNPMLSINDVSSSIQAAEEDGSKRPIKRGNLLLQEYDAACRFEGTANIPKSSCNNKSCCVPGLGVNSSDLAAAKSLRSLSFSPLAPSLNSSLFNWETDVTPADGNGCTSRPIDNIFKFHKAIRKDLEYLDGESGKLNDCDETLLRQFTGRFHLLWALYRAHSNAEDDIVFPALESKETLHNVSHSYTLDHKQEEKLFEDISSVLSELTQLQECLKSMHLSDGLPGQQSDASDHSDVSRKNNELATKLQGMCKSIRVTLDQHVFREELELWPLFDMHFSVEEQDKIVGRIIGTTGAEVLQSMLPWVTSALTQEEQNKMMDTWKNATKNTMFSEWLNEWWEGTSTDTSQTTTSDSCIPLGTDLQGSLDPSDHTFKPGWKDIFRMNQNELEAEIRKVSQDSSLDPRRKAYLIQNLMTSRWIAAQQKSLQATSSDCSTSEDLLGCYPSFRDSEKQEYGCEHYKRNCKLRAACCGKLFTCRFCHDKVSDHSMDRKVTTEMMCMRCLKIQPVGQVCSTPSCVGFSMAKYFCSICKFFDDERNVYHCPSCNLCRVGNGLGVDFFHCMKCNCCLAMKLVDHKCREKGMEINCPICCDFLFTSSLSVKALPCGHFMHSNCFQAYTCSHYICPICSKSLGDMSVYFGMLDALLASEELPEEFRDRCQVILCNDCDKKGTAAFHWLYHKCGLCGSYNTRVIKVDSVNCSITDE